GTCTCCACGGCGGCGGACTGGCAGGAGTATCCCTCCGTGGCTTCGAACGGGGCGGATTATTTCGTGGCGTGGGAAAGCGGCTCCAACATCTACGGGGCACGCGTGGCCTCGTTGGATGGGGCGGTGCTCGACCCTGCGGGCATCGCTGTCTCCACGGCGGCAGACAACCAGCGGTTTCCCTCCGTGGCTTCAAACGGGACGGACTATTTCGTCGCGTGGGAGGACTGGCGTAGCGGCACGGAGTTGGACATCTACGGGGCGCGCGTGGCCTCGGATGGGACGGTGCTCGACCCTGCGGGCATTGCCGTCTCCACGGCGGCGGACAACCAGTTTACCCCCTCAGCAGCCTCAAACGGGGCGGACTATTTCGTCGCATGGGAGGACTGGCGGAACGTCAGGTTCAATTACGACATCTACGGAACGCGCGTGGCCTCGGACGGGACGGTGCTCGATACTTCGGGCATCGCCGTCTCCACGGCGGCCAACGACCAGCGGTCCCCCTCCATAGCTTCGAACGGGGCGGACTATTTCATCGCGTGGTATGACAACCGAGGCGGCGCGGGCTACGATTTATACGGGGCGCGCGTGGCTTCCTTAGATGGGACGGTGCTCGATGCAGCGGGCATCCTCATCCAGCAAACCACCTATGGCGATGTTCATCCCGCCGTCGCCTATTCGGCCTGCGGAAAATATCTCGTGGCCTACTACCGTTTCTACGACGACCCGAACTTTCAATCCCAGCGCGTCATGGCGCGCCTCTTCTATGAGGATACGGACGGCGACGGCGTGCCCGACGCTTGCGACGCGTGTCCCGGTTTTGATGACACGCTGGACGGGGACGGCGACGGCATTCCTGATGACTGCGACCCCTGCCCAGCGATTCCAAGCGCTCCCTCAGGCTGCACCCCTGCCGGCTCCATCTACCCGACCGACGTCAACTGCGACGGCTGCGTGGACGGCATGGACCTCGGCTTCATAGGCCGGGCGTTCGGCGAGTTCTGCGGCGACCCGTACTACAACGCCGACGCGGACCTTGACGCAAGCGGCGCCGTGGACGGCGCCGACCTCGACGCCCTGGTCGCGGACTTCGGCTCGGGCTGCACGTGACGAGGGAGGCTTAGGAAAGAAGCGCCATGAACAGATTCTTTCGCCTTGTCGTTTTGGGCGCCGTCCTTTTGGCCGTAGCCTGCGGCGGCGGGGGAGGAGGCGGCGGCTCGGGGCCGAGTTACACCGCGACCTACACCGGGCCCGGCAACACGGCTCCGGGAAACGTCGTTCTCGAACTCAACAGCGAGGGCGGCACGCTTGTGCTCGACGTCGTGGTCTACGGGCCGCTTGCGAACGTCTACAACATCGCCTTCCGCCTTCAGTACGACCCGGCGATTCTGGAGTACCAGTCGGCGAGCGAAGGCGCGGTTTTCGACGCCGACAACTGCAACGGCGGGGACTGCACAACGTTTACCCTGGACAGCGCGACGGTGTCGGACAAGCTCGTCGTGGGCCTGACGCGCAAGGAGCCGGGCGTCGGCGTCGCCCTGGGTGCGGGAGCGAACGTGGTTATGACGCTTACGTTCACGCCGACGGCGGAGGGCGGGCCGTCCGCTTTCGATTTTGTGGCGGGCACGCGGGAGCTCAAGGACGCCGACGGCACGGAGCTCTCCACGGGCTGGTTCGCGGGCACGGCCACGGTGACGTAGGGCGTAGTCGGGGGCCAGGGATCAAAGGCCAGTTGTTAGGGACTGGTCAATCTTTCTCGTAGTGGTTTGAAGGGCGGCACAGCCGCCCCGACGCACGCATCGGGGTAAAATCCGGCAAATCCGATGGTCGGCCCCCCCTTTTGTAAAGGGGGTTGGGGGGATTACAAAGAATTAAGAAGAAGCATCAAAGTAATCCCCCTTATTCCCCCTTTAGCAAAGGGGGAAAAACCGGCAAGTCCGGCAAATCCGGCAAAAACGGCAAATCAGGCAAATCCGGCAAAATCGTTGACGAATCGCCGGGGCGGCACCACATTACAGGGGATGAAGCAATTTGCACAGCACCTTCTCCTTATTAAATTGGTGGCACAGACCTTGGCTGCCGCCAGGCAAGTTTTAGTCCGTGGAGGTGCACGGGCTGAAGGCATGTGCCACCGAAAATTATGGATTTTCCGCCGAAACCGAGGAAGAAACACGAGGGAAGGCAGGGGCCGCGGCGGCGCCCTTTTACGAAACGAACCCGGGAAGTGCGTATGAACAAAGGGAAAAAATTTTCGACAACCCGAGAACCCGAAGGCTTGGGCAAATTTCCGCCGTGGAACGGCCCGCGGAAGGGCCGCCGTGTGTTTCCGGAGAAACTACACCTCCAGAATCGCCAGGAACGCCTCCTGCGGAATCTGCACGCTCCCGACGGTCTTCATTCGCTTCTTTCCCTCCCTCTGTTTTTCGAGCAGCTTGCGCTTGCGCGTCACGTCGCCGCCGTAGCACTTCGCTATGACGTTCTTGCGCATCGCCTTGACGGTCTCGCGCGCGATGACGTCGCGCCCGATCGCGGCCTGAAGGGGCACCTCGAACAATTGCCGGGGCAGATAGGACTTGAGCTTCTTGACGAGCGCCTTGCCCTTCTCGTAGGCCCGCTCGCGCGGCACGACCATCGAGAGCGCGTCCACGGGGATGTCGTTCACGAGGATGTCGAGCTTCACGAGCTTGGCCGCGCGCATGTCCACGACGCGGTAATCGAGCGAGGCGTAGCCGCGCGACGCGGACTTCAGCTTGTCGTAAAAGTCCATGACGACCTCGCTCAGGGGGATGTCGTAGACGATGTGGACGCGGTCGGAGGCAATGTACTCGAAGCGCTTCTGCACGCCGCGGCGTTTCTCCAAGAGGTCGAGAATCGGCCCCACGTGCTCCGCAGGCGTAAAGACGGCGGCCTCCAGGATGGGCTCCTCGATGCGTTCGATGCGCCCGCGCTCGGGCATCTGGCTCGGAACGTTCACCTCGACAACCTCCTTATTGGTCAGCGTGACGCGGTAGGAGACGTTCGGCGCGGTCGTGATGAGGTCGAGGTCGAATTCCCGCTCGAGCCGCTCCTGAACAATCTCCATGTGAAGCAAGCCCAGGAACCCGCAGCGGAAGCCGAGCCCGAGGGCGTCGCTTTTGTCGGGCGCGAACGTGAAGGCCGAGTCGTTCAGCCGCAGCTTGTGGAGCGCGTCGTGGAGCGCCCCGTGGTCCTTCGTCCTTATGGGATAGAAGCCCGCAAAAACCATGGGCTTCGGCTCGCGGAAACCCTGCAAAGGCCGCGCATTCTGATTCCGGAGCTCCGTGATGGTGTCGCCCACGCGCATGTCGGCCACGTCCTTGACGCCCGCCATCATGTAGCCCACGTCGCCCGGGCCGAGACGCTCCTCGACGCGCGGCTTGGGCGTGAAAATTCCCAATTCCTCCACGCGGAAGCGCCGCCCGTTCGACATGAGAACGATCTCGCTCCCCACGCGCAGTTCCCCGTTCACAACGCGCACGAGCGCCACGACGCCCCGAAAGGCGTTGAACCACGAGTCGAAAACCAGCGCCTTAAGCGGCGCTTGCGGTCTTCCGCGAGGCGCCGGAATCCGCCTCACGATGGCTTCCAAAACGTCGCCGACGTTCGTTCCTTCCTTGGCGCTCACGAGGATGGCTTCCGAAGCGTCCACGCCGAGCACCTGCTCGATTTGCTCCTTCGTGTGATCCACGTCCGCGAGCGAGAGGTCAATCTTGTTGATGACGGGAATGATGGAAAGCCGGTTCTCGCGGGCGAGATAGAAATTGGCGAGCGTCTGCGCCTCGACGCCCTGCGAGGCGTCCACCAGAAGAAGCACCCCCTCGCAGGCCTTGAGGGCGCGCGAGACCTCGTAGGAGAAATCCACATGGCCGGGCGTGTCGATGATGTTCAGCTTGTACGTCTCGCCGTCGCGGGCGCGGTGCCCGACCGTCACGGCGTGCGCCTTGATGGTGATGCCGCGCTCGCGCTCGAGGTCCATGGCGTCGAGCACCTGCGCCTTCATCTCGCGCGCGGGAAGCGCCTGCGTGAGCTCGAGGATCCGGTCCGCGAGCGTGCTCTTCCCATGGTCAATGTGCGCGATGATCGAGAAGTTTCGCGTGTGCAGGCTCATGGAGCATCGTAGCAGAACCGCGAAGGCGATGCATGCCTTCCGGCGGCCGCGGCGCCCGGCTGCGGTTAAAGCTGAAAGCGAAAATGAGGCCGCCGAGACACCAAGCGTTTTAGACCTTGCGCTCCTTCCACTTTCCGCGACAGAACCAGAACGGCATCAGGATTCCGCCCAGGACCATGCTCGAGGCGACGGCGCACCAGACGCCGGTCGCCGAGTGGAAAACATAAAACGACAGGAAGTAGGCTATGGGGAATCTCGCAAAATTTATGGGAATGCTGATAAGCATGGGGGGGATCGTGTTGCCCGCCCCGACGAACGCCCCTTCGAGGACGATGTCGACCCCCTCAAATACCTGCGCGAACGCCACTATGCGCAGGTAGGTGACACCGGCCCGGATGATGTCGGGATCGTCAGTGAAGACGCGCATGAGGAACTCGGGAAACACAAAGAAGATCGATCCAACGAAGGTGGATATATAGACCGCATAGCGCACGCTTTGCCACGCGCAGGCCTCGGCGCGTCCGGGCTTGCGGGCGCCAAGGCCCTGCCCCACGAGCGCCGCGGACGCCTCGGCGAAAGCCACGTGCGTGAAGTAGGTGGTCGACTCGAGCTTGTGCACCACCCCAAGCGCCGCCATGGGAGCGACACCGAAATGCGCCGTGATGCGCGTAAGGAACACGTAGACAAGGCAGAAGAAAACGCCCGCCGCGGAAAGCGGAGCGCCGATTTGAATAATCCGCTTGTAGAGTCCCAAGTCGGGAACAAGCCCCGCAAGGATGCGGCGCGCCATGCGTTCACGCATGAACACGGGAAGACGCGAGAACGCGATGAGGCACCCGATGCCGTGTGCGAGGACGGATGCAAGCGCCGCTCCTCCAACGCCCAGGGCCGGAAGTCCAAGCCAGCCAAATATGAGCACGGGGTCGAGCGCCGCGTTGAGAGCGAGCGAGAAAATAAGAATGCACATGGGCGTCTTCGCGTCGCCCGAGCCCTTGAAGATGGCCCCGAGCACGAAAAACAAAAACAGCGCCGGCAACCCGTACAAAATGATTGTCAGATAGGAAAGGCCGAGCGCCATGACCTCAGGCGGTGTCTTCATGAATCGGAAAATTGCGCCTCGCGCGGAAAGGAACGCCGCCGCGACGATCAGCGATGTGACAAGCGAAAATCCGACACCCTGCCATGCCTGATAGGAAGCGCGCGGCCAGTCGCGCTCTCCCACGCGCCGCGCCACAAGGGACATGACCCCCATGTCGGCCAGCTCCCCAAGCGAAAGGAGCGTCCAAAAGATGAAACCCGCGACGCTCACCGCCGCGATGGCCTCGCCCCCGAGCCGTCCCACCCAGAATATGTCCACGATGTTAAAGGCCGCTTTGCACAAAAGGCCGCTCATCGTGGGAATCGCAAGCGTGAGAACGCTCCGCGGAATGCTTCCCTCGGTAAGCGGCGTCAGAGGGGAAGTTGCGCTTTTTTTCGCCTGGAAAGAATCTCGCATAGGCGAGATTCTATCGATTACGGGCTAGGGGACGCAATTTACGTTATGAACCGGTCCTTTAGGTTTCCACCACCATTGCAATTCCTTGGCCGCCGCCGATGCAGGCCGCGGCAACGCCGAAACCTCCCCCGCGGCGACGAAGTTCTTTCAAAAGCGTATAGACGAGCCGCGTCCCTGTCATGCCGAGCGGATGCCCCAGCGCAATGGCGCCACCGTTTACGTTCACTCGCGAGCGATCAAGGCCGAGCTCGCGCTCGACGGCAATGTACTGCGCGGCAAAGGCTTCGTTGATTTCAAAAAGCTTGATGTCGGAGAGTCTCAAGCTCGCGCGCTCAAGCGCCTTCCGCACGGAGGGAATGGGCCCCAAGCCCATCACGCGCGGCTCGACACCCGCCGAGGCCCACGAGACGATGCGTCCCAGGGGTTTTGCCCCCTTTGCCTTCATCTCGTCCACTGTGGTGGCGACGACGGCCGCTCCGCCGTCCACGATTCCAAAGGCGTTCCCGACCGTGACGAATCCGTCTTCCGAAAAATACGGAGGCAAGCCTTGAAGCGCCTCGAGCGTCATCTCGGGGCGCAAATGCGTGTCATGGCTCACAAGCTTTTTCTCCTTGCGCACCTGAACCTCAACGGGAACGATTTCCTCTCGGAACTTTCCTGCCTCCTCAGCGGCCTTCGCGCGCTTCTGACTTTGCAGGGCAAACTCGTCCTGCTCGCGGCGCGAAATCTTTTGCTCGCGCGCCAAGCTCTCGGCCGTCTCGGCCATCATGCAGCCGCAGTATGTGTCCCGCAGCGCGGTCCAGAGCGAATCCTCCATGTGCCCTTCACCAAACGAAAGCCCGCGGCGAAGCCCGCGGATGACGTGTGGTGCCTGGGTCATGTTTTCCGCTCCGCCTGCAAGGATGACCTTGCCTTCACCCAGAAGAATCGCCTTCGCCGCCTGTGCAATGCTCTCGATGCCCGAGCCGCAAAGACGGTTCACCGTAAGCGCCGGCATCCCCACGGGAAGCCCTGCTTTGAGGCCCACGTGCCGCGCGCAGTAGAGGGCGTCGGCCGAGGTTTGAAGAGCGTTTCCCATAAAGACGTGGTCAAACTCCTCGGGCGAGAATCCAGAACGCCGAACTGCTTCCTTTGCGGCTATGGCTCCCAGCTCGATAGCGGACACGTCGGAAAAATCGCCCATGTAGTCCACCATCGCGGTTCGCGCTCCCTCGACGATGACGACTTCTTGAAACATAAAGTGTACGTCCAAAAATTCCTACGGTGGCGAAACGGCTTGTGCGCTTAAAACCATAAGTAAGAATGTATTCCCGCGGAGAATCATAGCACGAAACAGCCTGAAAACGTTATCCAAATGACGGGGCTTATAGAGGCGCGGCACCTACGGTCCTGATTTTTACTCAAAAAAACCTTGATAAATCTTTGTCAGCATGCTGTTTTCCAGATATTCTCTAAATCCCCAAAAGGTCTTGGGTTACGGCCCAGGGCCTTTTTTCACAGCAACGGCGGATGACGTGCTTGCGAGAATATCCGCAGGTGTGGCAGAAGGCGTAAGGGATTACTGCTTTTTTCCGCCATGACACCTTCTGGTCGGTTTATGGCTTGATATCCTTTTCGTGGAAGATCTCTTGGGGTTACATATTTTAAATGGTGCACATACCTATCCTTGACAATCGCATATTTTAAGTGCTATGGTGAAGTCTCCTGCCCCGAGGCAGGCGATGGACCGACCCCTCCGACGGGATGTTCCGACGAGGCGCGGGTAGGACGTAGTGTTCGCTTTCCCGGATTTCCACTGGAACAGCGCGGAGTTGGAACGGTAACGGCTCCAAATTGGCCCCGGTGCATGTGTCGGGGAAGATGCGGGGCTGTGGATGTCGTTTAACCGCGGTTTTTCCGGAAACGCCGGAAATCCAGGGAGACCGGGAGTGAAAAGAAGGGCCCAAAAGCCCTTCGCTGTTAACAACGAAAGAAAAAGAGGAACGAACGAATGAACATTTACGTCGGAAACCTGTCCTTCGACCTGACGGAAGATGCGCTTCGTCAAGAGTTCGAAGCGCATGGCGAAGTCGCTTCGGTGAGTATTATCCGGGATAAATTCTCGGGTCGCTCACGTGGGTTTGGTTTCGTCGAGATGCCCAGTGACGAACAGGCGAAAGCCGCCATCGCCGGGTTAAACGGAAAGACCGTTTTGGGCCGCAATCTTACCGTGAACGAAGCCCGGCCGCGAAAGGAAGGCGGCGGCAAGGACCGGAAGCCTTTCGGCGGCAGGCGCCAATAAGACGACAGACACCTCACCACTTCGTCCATTCAATCCGATAGCGGTTGACGCGGGCGCGCATCTCCTCGCAGCCGGCAAGCGCGTCAGGACCGTCGTCGTGTGTTCCAGGCGCGCCGTAAAACAGAAGCTGCTCCGCCAAAAGCGCATTGTTGCCGACCTCCTTGACGAACCGCCATTCCCCGCGCTCCAGGCTCGGCACAATGCGCGAGACGCGAATCTCTTTCGCCTCACGGTGCACGACGCTCTGCCACGGTACGGCAAAACCCCATCTTAGCTCCGCAGCCCGGACGCTCTCACGCAGAAAATCGTGAAGCATGTTTTGCTCCATTCCAATCCGCTCGTGACGAAATTTTTTAAAACCCTCATACACGGCATCCATCGCTGCTTCAGGTGAAGCACGCCGAATCCAGCTGTCAAGCACATAGCGCGTTGCGTCCGGCGCGAACCCCACCGTCACGAACGCTTTGAAGTCCGAGGCTTCGCGCGCCGTCACCGAAGGATCGAGGAAACCGAAGACGCGCAGCGCCTGAAGCGAAGGCACCTCGTCGGGCGCGACCCATTTGATCCATTCCTCCTTCACGAGTGCATCCTCGTCGGCGGGGCGATTCATGAACTCCGCCTCGAAGAGCGCGCTCCCCATCACGCGACGCTTCTCGTCAAGCTCCTCGCGTGTGAAGCGCTCGGGCCACGTGGGGGCTCCGCACGCATCAAGCGCATCGAAGCGGAATTTATCAAAGACGTATTCCTCGTCGCTGTTATCGAAGAGTCGTGCCAACGCGCAGCGCCTGGAAAAGAGATTCCCCAGGACGACGCACTTGCCGCGATAGGCGCCGTAGACGTCGGACTGGAGCCAGCGGATGCGCTCATCCACAATGCGCTTATTGCCGACGTTGTCTCGGCGCTCGAGGTCGTCAATCACGACCCAATCGGGGCGGCGCACGTGGAGAAGTCCGCGCCATTGTCCCTTGCGGCCGAGCGCGAGAACACGCACACCGCGGTATGTGTTGAACTCCTTGTCTCCCCAATTAGCTTTCCCAACGTGGTCTCCAAAGTCCTGCCGAATTCGCGGATTCGATTCGAGCTCCATCCGCACGGCGCGCAAAAACTGCAACGCCCGGTCGAGCGTGCCGGACCCGATGACGGCTAAGCGCGTTTTCCCGAGCACGACGCGCCGCACCGTGTCGCCGATGGTGACGAAGGAGCTCTTGCCGTGATCGCGCGAACCCGCGACCAAAAGCAGGGCGCGGCTCTCGCGCTCGATCTCGCCCTGGAGCTTCCGGTGAAACGGTGCAAACTCGCAGTCGAAATAGTGCGGCAGATATATGCGTTTGAAATGGAGCGCGTCGGTCCGGGCGCGCGCGATGCATGCAGATCTACCCTTTCTTGGAAGCGGGCTAAGATGTTCAAGCGTCCGCCGGACAGTTTCGAGATGCTGTTTATACTCAACAACAGCAAAATCACGCACGGTCATCGGCTTCCAAGATCACATTTCCGTAGCCCTGAA
The DNA window shown above is from Acidobacteriota bacterium and carries:
- the lepA gene encoding elongation factor 4, which produces MSLHTRNFSIIAHIDHGKSTLADRILELTQALPAREMKAQVLDAMDLERERGITIKAHAVTVGHRARDGETYKLNIIDTPGHVDFSYEVSRALKACEGVLLLVDASQGVEAQTLANFYLARENRLSIIPVINKIDLSLADVDHTKEQIEQVLGVDASEAILVSAKEGTNVGDVLEAIVRRIPAPRGRPQAPLKALVFDSWFNAFRGVVALVRVVNGELRVGSEIVLMSNGRRFRVEELGIFTPKPRVEERLGPGDVGYMMAGVKDVADMRVGDTITELRNQNARPLQGFREPKPMVFAGFYPIRTKDHGALHDALHKLRLNDSAFTFAPDKSDALGLGFRCGFLGLLHMEIVQERLEREFDLDLITTAPNVSYRVTLTNKEVVEVNVPSQMPERGRIERIEEPILEAAVFTPAEHVGPILDLLEKRRGVQKRFEYIASDRVHIVYDIPLSEVVMDFYDKLKSASRGYASLDYRVVDMRAAKLVKLDILVNDIPVDALSMVVPRERAYEKGKALVKKLKSYLPRQLFEVPLQAAIGRDVIARETVKAMRKNVIAKCYGGDVTRKRKLLEKQREGKKRMKTVGSVQIPQEAFLAILEV
- a CDS encoding MATE family efflux transporter; the encoded protein is MRDSFQAKKSATSPLTPLTEGSIPRSVLTLAIPTMSGLLCKAAFNIVDIFWVGRLGGEAIAAVSVAGFIFWTLLSLGELADMGVMSLVARRVGERDWPRASYQAWQGVGFSLVTSLIVAAAFLSARGAIFRFMKTPPEVMALGLSYLTIILYGLPALFLFFVLGAIFKGSGDAKTPMCILIFSLALNAALDPVLIFGWLGLPALGVGGAALASVLAHGIGCLIAFSRLPVFMRERMARRILAGLVPDLGLYKRIIQIGAPLSAAGVFFCLVYVFLTRITAHFGVAPMAALGVVHKLESTTYFTHVAFAEASAALVGQGLGARKPGRAEACAWQSVRYAVYISTFVGSIFFVFPEFLMRVFTDDPDIIRAGVTYLRIVAFAQVFEGVDIVLEGAFVGAGNTIPPMLISIPINFARFPIAYFLSFYVFHSATGVWCAVASSMVLGGILMPFWFCRGKWKERKV
- a CDS encoding acetyl-CoA C-acetyltransferase, with translation MFQEVVIVEGARTAMVDYMGDFSDVSAIELGAIAAKEAVRRSGFSPEEFDHVFMGNALQTSADALYCARHVGLKAGLPVGMPALTVNRLCGSGIESIAQAAKAILLGEGKVILAGGAENMTQAPHVIRGLRRGLSFGEGHMEDSLWTALRDTYCGCMMAETAESLAREQKISRREQDEFALQSQKRAKAAEEAGKFREEIVPVEVQVRKEKKLVSHDTHLRPEMTLEALQGLPPYFSEDGFVTVGNAFGIVDGGAAVVATTVDEMKAKGAKPLGRIVSWASAGVEPRVMGLGPIPSVRKALERASLRLSDIKLFEINEAFAAQYIAVERELGLDRSRVNVNGGAIALGHPLGMTGTRLVYTLLKELRRRGGGFGVAAACIGGGQGIAMVVET
- a CDS encoding RNA-binding protein, yielding MNIYVGNLSFDLTEDALRQEFEAHGEVASVSIIRDKFSGRSRGFGFVEMPSDEQAKAAIAGLNGKTVLGRNLTVNEARPRKEGGGKDRKPFGGRRQ